One stretch of Amycolatopsis sp. NBC_00345 DNA includes these proteins:
- a CDS encoding winged helix-turn-helix transcriptional regulator, whose protein sequence is MEEWTQFTGRSEADGYEVFHTDCPARTVLDHVTSRWGVWVLIALRDKELRFFELRRAIDGVSEKMLSQTLRTLVRDGLVWRAVEATTPPQVSYGLTPLGRGTGESLSTLFYWLRDNATDILATQARFDEDGRRQSA, encoded by the coding sequence ATGGAGGAATGGACGCAGTTCACGGGGCGCTCCGAAGCGGACGGCTATGAGGTGTTTCACACCGACTGCCCGGCGCGCACGGTGCTCGACCACGTCACCAGCCGCTGGGGAGTGTGGGTGCTGATCGCCTTGCGGGACAAGGAACTGCGGTTCTTCGAGCTGCGCCGTGCGATCGACGGGGTCAGCGAAAAGATGCTGTCGCAGACGCTGCGCACCCTGGTCCGCGACGGGCTGGTGTGGCGCGCGGTCGAGGCCACCACCCCGCCGCAGGTGAGCTACGGGCTGACCCCGCTCGGGCGTGGCACCGGCGAGTCGCTGTCGACGCTTTTCTACTGGCTCCGCGACAACGCCACCGACATCCTCGCCACGCAAGCCCGGTTCGACGAGGACGGCCGCCGGCAGAGCGCGTAG
- a CDS encoding SDR family NAD(P)-dependent oxidoreductase: MPEIAVVTGASRGAGKGIAIALGEAGATVYVTGRSQSAGDSPHGGTIAETAALVTEAGGKGIPVAVDHGDDDAVAALFARVAEEQGRLDILVNNAANFAGSPRPGGFWEKPLATADLITVGLRSHYVASYHAAPLLIANGRGLIVNTGHYGAVAYYQNPAYGAQKAGADKMAADMAKELRPHNVAAVSIWMGGLDTERSREYIASLPPEQRPTARRESPQFTGRVIAALYAGDVMHYSGRALIGAEIGARLGVTDVDGGAPLSLRYELGGPPELHPSLR; the protein is encoded by the coding sequence ATGCCGGAAATCGCCGTCGTCACCGGGGCCAGCCGCGGGGCGGGCAAGGGGATCGCGATCGCGCTGGGGGAGGCGGGCGCGACCGTGTACGTCACCGGGCGCAGCCAGTCGGCCGGCGACTCGCCGCACGGCGGGACGATCGCCGAGACCGCCGCGCTCGTCACCGAGGCCGGCGGGAAGGGCATCCCGGTCGCGGTGGACCACGGGGACGACGACGCCGTGGCCGCGTTGTTCGCGCGCGTCGCCGAAGAGCAGGGCCGGCTGGACATCCTGGTCAACAACGCCGCGAACTTCGCCGGCTCGCCGCGGCCAGGCGGGTTCTGGGAGAAGCCGCTCGCGACGGCGGACCTGATCACCGTCGGCCTGCGCTCGCACTACGTCGCGAGTTACCACGCCGCGCCGCTGCTGATCGCCAACGGCCGCGGGCTGATCGTCAACACCGGCCACTACGGCGCGGTCGCCTACTACCAGAACCCCGCGTACGGCGCGCAGAAAGCAGGCGCCGACAAGATGGCCGCGGACATGGCGAAGGAGCTGCGGCCGCACAACGTCGCCGCCGTCTCGATCTGGATGGGCGGCCTCGACACGGAGCGCTCACGCGAGTACATCGCGTCGCTGCCACCCGAGCAGCGCCCCACCGCCCGCCGCGAGTCGCCGCAGTTCACCGGCCGGGTCATCGCCGCGCTGTACGCGGGCGACGTCATGCACTACTCCGGCCGCGCGCTCATCGGCGCCGAGATCGGCGCGCGCCTCGGCGTGACCGATGTGGACGGTGGCGCCCCGCTCTCGCTGCGTTACGAACTGGGCGGGCCGCCCGAACTCCATCCGTCCCTGCGCTGA
- a CDS encoding ArsR/SmtB family transcription factor — MARTLVHTEPADVTLQQALEALSDPVRRSILREVSGEPDFTRACGTFDLPVSKATASHHFSVLRAAGLLEQLDRGPRRYNRLRRKEFDARFPGLLDLVLAED; from the coding sequence ATGGCCCGGACGCTGGTCCACACGGAGCCGGCCGACGTCACGCTGCAGCAGGCGCTCGAGGCCCTCTCGGATCCGGTGCGCCGTTCGATCCTGCGCGAGGTGTCGGGCGAGCCGGATTTCACGCGCGCCTGCGGCACGTTCGACCTGCCGGTGTCCAAGGCGACGGCCAGCCACCACTTCTCCGTGCTGCGCGCCGCGGGCCTGCTCGAACAGCTCGACCGCGGCCCCCGCCGCTACAACCGCCTGCGCCGCAAGGAGTTCGACGCCCGCTTTCCCGGCCTGCTCGACCTCGTACTGGCGGAGGACTAG
- a CDS encoding VOC family protein, which yields MTVSISHVHVLVDDPDAALAFYRDTLGLTVRNEVSQGGFRWITLTTISQPEIQIVLSQPHAGRSKEDGDALAALLAKGELRPLQFSSDNLDETFEKAAGAPGADVVQEPVSQPWGARDAAVRDPAGNMVRIEQS from the coding sequence ATGACCGTTTCCATCAGCCACGTGCACGTCCTCGTCGACGACCCCGACGCCGCGCTCGCCTTCTACCGCGACACGCTCGGGCTCACCGTGCGCAACGAGGTCTCCCAGGGCGGGTTCCGCTGGATCACCCTCACGACCATCAGTCAGCCCGAAATCCAGATCGTGCTGTCCCAGCCGCACGCCGGCCGTTCGAAGGAGGACGGCGACGCCCTCGCCGCGCTGCTCGCGAAGGGCGAGCTGCGCCCGCTCCAGTTCAGCAGCGACAACCTCGACGAGACCTTCGAGAAGGCCGCCGGCGCGCCCGGCGCCGACGTGGTGCAGGAGCCCGTCAGCCAGCCGTGGGGCGCTCGCGACGCCGCCGTGCGCGACCCCGCGGGCAACATGGTCCGGATCGAGCAGAGCTAG
- a CDS encoding heavy metal translocating P-type ATPase, translating to MDSTGPRETRHGERRDSEPRDSDLWVLSDAAGRVRLRAPALRGSAARAVAVEDAADHVAGVRQVHAYPRTGSVVVWYDAERCDRAGLVAAVRGGLAADPFPAPARTPRSADVRNADLVRLVAGGVALAVLGLRRYGLRRPPMLGAAGRAAATGVTVFTGYPFLRGALRSLAGGRGAGTDALVSAATVASLVLRENVVALTVLWLLNIGEYLQDLTLRRSRRAVSELLTGARTRVWVRHAGAVESQVDIADLVLGDEVVLHEHVVLPVDGVVVDGDGIVDQAAVTGEQLPVTVTVGTALHAGSVLLRGRLVVRATAVGADTAIGRIIRRVEQAQEDRAPIQTVADTFSRRFVPASFALSALTLLVTRDIRRAMTMLLVACPCAVGLATPTAISAAIGNGARRGILVKGGAHLEAAGRVDAIVFDKTGTLTLGRPVVTNVISFDEAWTPEDVLAHAASSEIHSRHPLAQAVIRSTEERRIRIPPHEQCEVLLGQGMRVASDGRVLLIGSAGLLRGEGVELPEAATQWVGRLRQAAETPLLLAVDGRLTGLVSLRDTVRPEAREVLAALRADGVRRVVLLTGDHPETAAAVAAELGISEFRAQVMPEDKQDVVRQLQAEGHVVAVVGDGTNDAPALALADIGIAMGVGGTDVAVETADVALAADDLRALLALRDLGRRGVTLIRQNYGLSIAVNTVGLLVSAAGALSPVVAAILHNASSVAVVGNSSRLIRYRIPREGRAEG from the coding sequence GTGGACTCCACCGGGCCGCGCGAGACGCGACACGGCGAGCGGCGAGACAGCGAGCCGCGAGACAGCGACCTGTGGGTCCTCTCCGACGCGGCCGGGCGGGTGCGGTTGCGGGCCCCCGCGCTGCGGGGCTCGGCGGCGCGGGCGGTCGCGGTCGAGGACGCCGCCGATCACGTCGCCGGGGTGCGGCAGGTGCACGCGTACCCGCGGACCGGCAGCGTGGTCGTCTGGTACGACGCCGAGCGGTGTGACCGGGCCGGGCTCGTCGCGGCGGTCCGGGGCGGGCTGGCCGCGGATCCGTTCCCGGCGCCGGCGCGCACGCCGCGGTCGGCGGACGTGCGCAACGCCGACCTGGTGCGTTTGGTCGCCGGTGGCGTCGCGCTCGCTGTGCTGGGGTTGCGCCGCTACGGCCTGCGCCGTCCGCCGATGCTCGGTGCGGCCGGGCGCGCGGCGGCCACCGGCGTCACGGTCTTCACCGGTTACCCCTTCCTCCGCGGCGCCTTGCGCTCCCTCGCGGGCGGCCGCGGCGCGGGCACCGACGCGCTGGTGTCCGCCGCGACCGTGGCGAGCCTGGTGCTGCGCGAGAACGTCGTCGCGCTGACCGTGCTGTGGCTGCTGAACATCGGCGAGTACCTGCAGGACCTCACCCTCCGCCGCAGCCGCCGCGCCGTCTCCGAGCTGCTGACCGGTGCGCGCACGCGGGTCTGGGTGCGCCACGCCGGTGCCGTCGAGTCGCAAGTGGACATCGCGGACCTGGTGCTGGGGGACGAGGTCGTGCTGCACGAGCACGTGGTGCTGCCGGTGGACGGCGTGGTCGTCGACGGTGACGGGATCGTGGACCAGGCCGCCGTCACGGGTGAGCAGCTGCCGGTCACGGTCACCGTGGGCACCGCCCTGCACGCCGGGTCGGTGCTGCTGCGCGGCCGCCTCGTGGTGCGCGCGACGGCGGTCGGCGCCGACACCGCGATCGGGCGGATCATCCGCCGGGTCGAGCAGGCCCAGGAGGACCGCGCGCCGATCCAGACGGTCGCCGACACCTTCTCGCGCCGCTTCGTCCCGGCGTCGTTCGCCTTGTCCGCGTTGACCTTGCTGGTGACCCGCGACATCCGGCGCGCCATGACGATGCTGCTGGTCGCCTGCCCGTGCGCGGTCGGGCTCGCCACGCCGACCGCGATCAGCGCGGCGATCGGCAACGGCGCCCGCCGCGGCATCCTGGTCAAGGGCGGCGCGCACCTCGAGGCCGCCGGCCGCGTCGACGCGATCGTGTTCGACAAAACCGGCACGCTGACCCTCGGCCGCCCGGTCGTCACCAACGTGATCTCCTTCGACGAGGCCTGGACGCCCGAGGACGTGCTGGCCCACGCGGCCAGCTCGGAGATCCACTCGCGGCACCCGCTGGCGCAGGCCGTGATCCGCTCCACCGAGGAGCGCCGGATCCGCATCCCGCCGCACGAGCAGTGCGAAGTCCTGCTGGGCCAGGGCATGCGCGTCGCGAGCGACGGCCGGGTGCTGCTCATCGGCAGCGCCGGCCTGCTGCGCGGCGAGGGCGTCGAGCTGCCCGAGGCCGCGACCCAGTGGGTCGGACGGCTCCGCCAGGCCGCCGAGACGCCGTTGCTGCTCGCGGTCGACGGCCGGCTGACCGGCCTGGTCTCCCTGCGCGACACCGTCCGGCCCGAGGCGCGGGAGGTGCTGGCCGCCCTGCGGGCCGACGGCGTCCGGCGCGTCGTCCTGCTCACCGGCGACCATCCGGAGACGGCCGCCGCCGTCGCCGCGGAGCTGGGCATCAGCGAGTTCCGCGCGCAGGTGATGCCGGAGGACAAGCAGGACGTCGTGCGGCAGCTGCAGGCCGAGGGGCACGTGGTCGCGGTGGTCGGCGACGGCACCAACGACGCCCCCGCGCTCGCGCTGGCCGACATCGGCATCGCGATGGGCGTCGGCGGCACCGACGTCGCCGTCGAGACCGCGGACGTCGCCCTCGCCGCCGACGACCTGCGCGCGCTGCTCGCCCTGCGCGACCTCGGCCGCCGCGGCGTCACCCTGATCCGGCAGAACTACGGGCTGTCCATCGCGGTCAACACCGTGGGCCTGCTGGTCTCGGCCGCGGGCGCGCTGTCCCCGGTGGTCGCGGCGATCCTGCACAACGCGTCGTCGGTCGCGGTGGTGGGCAACAGTTCGCGGCTGATCCGCTACCGCATTCCCCGCGAGGGCCGGGCGGAAGGCTGA
- a CDS encoding DUF1490 family protein, with the protein MKSGIAGKAAGLVVTGLAGAAAYDGVKRIARSGAFRSATVSVTAWGLKGARAAETGAEKVRLATADIVSEARGRAGEQAPIPGTPAGHGHEH; encoded by the coding sequence ATGAAGAGCGGCATCGCGGGCAAGGCGGCGGGACTGGTGGTGACCGGTCTCGCCGGGGCCGCCGCGTACGACGGCGTCAAGCGGATCGCCCGGTCGGGTGCTTTCCGCTCCGCCACGGTCTCGGTCACCGCGTGGGGGCTCAAGGGCGCCCGCGCCGCGGAGACCGGCGCGGAAAAGGTCCGCCTCGCCACGGCCGACATCGTCAGCGAGGCCCGCGGCCGCGCCGGCGAGCAGGCCCCGATCCCCGGCACCCCCGCCGGCCACGGCCACGAGCACTGA
- a CDS encoding TetR/AcrR family transcriptional regulator: MDVRLQMLEAAEKLLDASPDRDISTRAVCEAVGVGAPMLYRLFGDKNGLLSAVVDHGFDRYLATKRAAEPSADPVADLKAGWDTHVAFAKAHPAVYRLMYSPSFVDVPSAAQEALRLLREVLVRCAAVGRLRIDPDVAAQRIMAANIGVALSLVSQPGTYTDPDLSPRVRDAIHDSLLIPVGKGAAKPADAPLSGAALQLVALLRTEPTALGEQETQLLLKWLESLATPSGK; this comes from the coding sequence ATGGACGTGCGATTGCAGATGCTGGAGGCGGCGGAGAAGCTGCTCGACGCCTCGCCGGACCGCGACATCTCCACGCGGGCCGTCTGCGAGGCCGTCGGGGTCGGCGCGCCGATGCTGTACCGGTTGTTCGGGGACAAGAACGGCCTGCTCAGCGCGGTCGTCGACCATGGATTCGACCGTTACCTCGCCACCAAGCGGGCCGCGGAGCCGTCCGCGGACCCGGTGGCCGACCTGAAGGCGGGCTGGGACACGCACGTCGCCTTCGCGAAGGCGCACCCCGCCGTCTACCGGCTGATGTACTCGCCGAGCTTTGTCGACGTGCCAAGCGCGGCGCAGGAGGCCCTGCGGTTGCTGCGCGAGGTGCTGGTGCGCTGCGCCGCGGTGGGGCGCCTGCGGATCGACCCGGACGTCGCGGCCCAGCGGATCATGGCGGCGAACATCGGCGTCGCGCTCAGCCTGGTCAGCCAGCCGGGCACTTACACGGACCCCGACCTTTCGCCCCGCGTGCGCGACGCGATCCACGACAGCCTGCTGATCCCTGTCGGCAAGGGCGCCGCGAAGCCGGCCGACGCGCCGCTGTCCGGTGCCGCGTTGCAGCTCGTCGCGCTGCTGCGCACCGAGCCGACTGCGTTGGGGGAGCAGGAGACGCAGCTGTTGCTGAAGTGGCTCGAAAGCCTGGCCACACCTTCAGGGAAGTGA
- a CDS encoding SDR family oxidoreductase, whose translation MSSTENTRVAIVTGGSGGIGRAVAQRLAADGMSVLVHYAGNPARAEEVVEAITGAGGTASAAQADVADETQVAALFDTAEQRYGGVDVVVHTAGVMILAPLAELDLDDFDRMHRTNVRGTFVVDQQAARRLRGGGALINFSSSVVKIGLVDYTGYAATKGAVDAITLILARELRGRDITVNAVAPGPTATPLFLDGKVEATVERLAKMAPLERLGVPEDVAETVAFLAGPARWVNGQVLYTNGGVI comes from the coding sequence ATGAGCAGCACCGAGAACACCCGCGTCGCGATCGTCACCGGTGGGTCCGGCGGGATCGGCCGCGCGGTCGCGCAGCGGCTGGCCGCCGACGGGATGAGCGTGCTCGTCCACTACGCCGGCAACCCGGCCCGCGCCGAGGAGGTCGTCGAGGCCATCACCGGTGCGGGCGGCACGGCGAGCGCCGCGCAGGCGGACGTCGCCGACGAGACGCAGGTCGCGGCCCTGTTCGACACGGCGGAGCAGCGTTACGGCGGCGTCGACGTGGTCGTGCACACCGCGGGTGTGATGATCCTGGCCCCGCTGGCCGAGCTGGACCTCGACGACTTCGACCGCATGCACCGCACCAACGTCCGCGGCACGTTCGTGGTCGACCAGCAGGCCGCGCGACGCCTGCGCGGCGGGGGCGCGCTGATCAACTTCTCGTCCTCGGTGGTGAAGATCGGCCTGGTCGATTACACCGGCTACGCGGCCACCAAGGGCGCGGTCGACGCGATCACCCTGATCCTGGCCCGCGAACTGCGCGGCCGCGACATCACCGTGAACGCCGTGGCGCCCGGCCCGACCGCCACCCCGCTGTTCCTCGACGGCAAGGTCGAGGCGACCGTCGAGCGCCTCGCGAAGATGGCGCCGCTGGAGCGCCTCGGCGTGCCCGAGGACGTCGCGGAGACCGTCGCGTTCCTCGCCGGCCCGGCGCGCTGGGTCAACGGCCAGGTGCTCTACACCAACGGCGGCGTCATCTGA
- a CDS encoding SDR family oxidoreductase: MSKTIVITGASSGFGAMTARALADAGHTVYAGMRATAGRNAPAVTELADYAREHSVSLHALEMDVSDQSSVDAAIRRLLDEAGRLDVIIHNAGHMVLGPAEAFTVEQLAQVYDTNVLSTQRVNRAALPHLRGQRDGLVVWVGSSSSRGGVPPHLAPYFAAKAAEDALAVSYAAELARFGVDTSIIVPGAFTTGTNHYAHAGHAADAEVERAYDELYAGIMEEIPARQAELAPPDADPAEVAREIVRVVDVGEGPPPVPRARRPDARRRGAGLRPRRPCPRGLLPPPRLRGPADPGRSRMTVTTVDTQPERPLWSRPEWLTR; this comes from the coding sequence ATGTCGAAGACCATCGTGATCACCGGGGCGTCGAGCGGGTTCGGCGCCATGACCGCCCGCGCCCTGGCCGACGCCGGCCACACCGTCTACGCCGGGATGCGGGCCACCGCCGGCCGCAACGCGCCCGCCGTCACCGAGCTGGCGGACTACGCCCGTGAGCACTCGGTTTCCTTGCACGCCTTGGAGATGGACGTCTCCGACCAGTCCTCGGTGGACGCCGCGATCCGCCGGCTGCTGGACGAGGCGGGCCGGCTGGACGTGATCATCCACAACGCCGGGCACATGGTGCTCGGCCCGGCCGAGGCCTTCACCGTGGAGCAGCTCGCGCAGGTGTACGACACCAACGTGCTGTCCACCCAGCGGGTCAACCGCGCCGCTCTCCCCCATCTGCGGGGCCAGCGCGACGGGCTCGTGGTGTGGGTCGGCTCGAGCAGCAGCCGCGGCGGCGTGCCGCCGCACCTCGCCCCGTACTTCGCCGCGAAAGCCGCCGAAGACGCGCTCGCCGTGAGCTACGCGGCCGAGCTGGCGCGGTTCGGCGTGGACACCAGCATCATCGTGCCGGGTGCGTTCACCACGGGCACCAATCACTACGCGCACGCCGGCCACGCCGCCGACGCCGAGGTGGAGCGGGCCTACGACGAGCTGTACGCCGGGATCATGGAGGAAATCCCGGCGCGCCAGGCCGAACTCGCCCCGCCCGACGCCGACCCGGCCGAGGTCGCCCGCGAGATCGTGCGCGTCGTCGACGTGGGCGAAGGGCCGCCGCCCGTTCCGCGTGCACGTCGACCCGATGCACGACGGCGCGGAGCCGGTCTTCGACCTCGGCGACCGTGTCCGCGCGGACTTCTTCCGCCGCCTCGGCTTCGAGGACCTGCTGACCCCGGCCGGAGCCGAATGACCGTGACCACAGTGGACACTCAGCCGGAGCGTCCACTGTGGTCACGGCCGGAGTGGCTCACCAGATGA
- a CDS encoding cytochrome P450, with the protein MTTTERAPQLPFERPNVLDIAPLYRVLRREGPLVRVTTPAGDPAWLVTAFEQAREIFADARFGRSHPAPEQASMISDAAVLAGPQGEYETEQASHARLRKILVPAFSANRMRRLGDHIQELADRCLDDLAAAHDAAPGEPVNLHEYLSFPLPVLVICELLGVPYEDRAKFRDLSDRVGVLDSGGDAQVAMDEFAAYMGELADAKRAEPGQDVVSDMVAAQADDPTFTDDDLARLAAGLLFAGHETTSNRIDLGALLLLTDLSRRDALVADPEGRVHNTVEEILRVSAPGGLGLLRYAHDDVEIGGVTILAGDAVIISTASANRDDSVFANPDEFDADRKPNSHISFGYGGFFCIGASLARTELRVVFSSLFRRFPGMRLAVPAEELDVRSNRLTGGVASVPVIW; encoded by the coding sequence ATGACGACCACGGAGCGCGCGCCGCAGTTGCCGTTCGAGCGGCCGAACGTGCTGGACATCGCGCCGCTGTACCGGGTGCTGCGGCGGGAGGGCCCGCTCGTGCGCGTGACCACGCCGGCCGGCGACCCGGCCTGGCTGGTGACCGCCTTCGAACAGGCGCGGGAAATCTTTGCCGACGCGCGCTTCGGCCGCTCGCACCCGGCGCCGGAGCAGGCTTCGATGATTTCGGACGCCGCGGTGCTGGCCGGCCCGCAGGGCGAGTACGAAACCGAGCAGGCGAGCCACGCGCGGCTGCGGAAGATCCTCGTGCCCGCCTTCTCCGCGAACCGCATGCGCCGCCTCGGCGACCACATCCAGGAGCTGGCCGACCGCTGCCTCGACGACCTGGCGGCGGCGCACGACGCGGCGCCGGGCGAGCCGGTGAACCTGCACGAGTACCTGTCGTTCCCGTTGCCGGTGCTGGTGATCTGCGAACTGCTCGGCGTGCCGTACGAGGACCGGGCCAAGTTCCGCGACCTGTCCGACCGCGTCGGCGTGCTCGACAGCGGCGGCGACGCGCAGGTGGCGATGGACGAGTTCGCCGCGTACATGGGCGAGCTGGCCGACGCGAAGCGCGCCGAGCCGGGCCAGGACGTCGTCTCCGACATGGTGGCCGCGCAGGCCGACGACCCGACGTTCACCGACGACGACCTCGCGCGCCTCGCCGCGGGCCTGCTCTTCGCCGGCCACGAGACGACGTCGAACCGCATCGACCTCGGCGCGCTGCTCCTGCTCACGGACCTGAGCCGGCGCGACGCGCTCGTCGCCGACCCCGAAGGGCGCGTGCACAACACCGTCGAGGAGATCCTGCGGGTGTCCGCGCCGGGCGGGCTCGGCCTGCTCCGCTACGCCCACGACGACGTCGAGATCGGCGGCGTCACCATCCTGGCCGGCGACGCCGTGATCATCTCCACCGCGTCGGCGAACCGTGACGACTCGGTGTTCGCCAACCCCGACGAGTTCGACGCGGACCGCAAGCCCAACTCCCACATTTCCTTCGGCTACGGCGGGTTCTTCTGCATCGGCGCCAGCCTGGCCCGCACCGAGCTGCGGGTCGTGTTCAGCAGCCTGTTCCGGCGTTTCCCCGGCATGCGCCTGGCCGTGCCCGCCGAGGAGCTGGACGTCCGGTCGAACCGGCTGACCGGCGGCGTCGCGAGCGTGCCCGTCATCTGGTGA
- a CDS encoding PadR family transcriptional regulator, which translates to MWIEVLLLAKLAKQPLHGYELRKQVEESSGRALSNNSLYPALRRFAEAGAVTRAAEPQEGKPPRHIYTITDVGRELLHDMLADLPPDLAADSAEFLARLASFRWLAPDERAAVLDARVAALVAQGDRMAKLAAAQQDPWSRLVLDEVGRRLADEQDWLATLRARARKPLPEEELR; encoded by the coding sequence GTGTGGATCGAGGTCTTGCTGCTCGCCAAACTGGCCAAGCAGCCGTTGCACGGCTATGAGCTGCGCAAACAGGTCGAGGAGTCGAGTGGGCGGGCGCTGTCCAACAACTCGCTCTACCCGGCGCTGCGCCGGTTCGCCGAGGCCGGCGCGGTCACCCGGGCCGCCGAGCCGCAGGAGGGCAAGCCGCCGCGGCACATCTACACGATCACCGACGTCGGGCGGGAACTGCTGCACGACATGCTCGCCGACCTTCCCCCCGACCTGGCCGCCGATTCCGCCGAGTTCCTGGCGCGGCTGGCCAGCTTCCGCTGGCTGGCGCCGGACGAGCGGGCCGCGGTGCTCGACGCCCGCGTGGCCGCGCTGGTCGCGCAGGGGGACCGGATGGCCAAGCTGGCCGCGGCGCAGCAGGACCCGTGGAGCCGGCTGGTGCTCGACGAGGTCGGCCGCCGCCTGGCCGACGAACAGGACTGGCTCGCCACGCTGCGTGCGCGGGCCCGGAAACCCTTACCGGAGGAGGAACTTCGATGA
- a CDS encoding glycoside hydrolase family 30 protein encodes MLYTVTAAAAAVTMVTGPATAAPPTVREWLTQPGVTTPADTQLSWQTPAASGATTIRLDPNVKFQTVSGFGAAITDSAAHVLYGLAPAARDEVMKNLFDPVAGAGISFLRQPIGASDFAVGQDYSFDDVPAGQADYSMKHFSIAHDEAQILPLVRQAEKLNPQLRIVASPWSMPGWMKTGGSMIDGKLIDSPRIYRAYALYLVKFLQAYQRAGVHVDYLTVQNEPQALERKNYPGTDLSWQQEAKVIEALGPAIRAAGLDTKILGFDHNWTEHPGDIASHQRAGEDPQPEYPYDLLATDAAKWMAGTAYHCYYGSPDAQTPLKASYPGKDVFMTECEGGDSSTIIGVMQNWGRSSIDWNIALDENHGPHLGGCGTCNGTVTVNSQTEAVSYNDQYRDIEHFSKFVPPGAVHIAASVVYTSGTSTPIQAVAFTNPDRSTALVALNTAKTAQTFTVVSGNRSFDATVPAGATVTFQWGGR; translated from the coding sequence GTGCTGTATACCGTGACGGCCGCGGCGGCGGCCGTCACGATGGTGACCGGCCCGGCGACGGCCGCGCCACCGACCGTGCGCGAGTGGCTCACCCAGCCGGGCGTCACCACGCCTGCGGACACGCAGCTGAGCTGGCAGACCCCGGCGGCTTCGGGGGCGACGACGATCCGGCTGGACCCGAACGTCAAGTTCCAGACCGTGTCCGGCTTCGGCGCGGCCATCACCGACTCCGCCGCCCACGTGCTGTACGGCCTCGCGCCGGCCGCCCGCGACGAGGTGATGAAGAACCTGTTCGACCCCGTGGCCGGGGCGGGCATCAGCTTCCTGCGCCAGCCCATCGGCGCGTCCGACTTCGCCGTGGGCCAGGACTACAGCTTCGACGACGTGCCCGCCGGCCAGGCCGACTATTCGATGAAGCACTTCTCCATCGCCCACGACGAGGCCCAGATCCTGCCGCTGGTGCGCCAGGCGGAGAAGCTGAATCCTCAGCTGCGGATCGTCGCGAGCCCGTGGAGCATGCCGGGCTGGATGAAAACCGGCGGCTCGATGATCGACGGGAAGCTGATCGACTCGCCGCGGATCTACCGGGCCTACGCGCTGTACCTGGTGAAGTTCCTGCAGGCGTACCAGAGGGCCGGCGTGCACGTGGACTACCTGACCGTGCAGAACGAGCCGCAGGCGCTGGAGCGCAAGAACTACCCGGGCACCGACCTGTCCTGGCAGCAGGAGGCGAAGGTGATCGAGGCGCTCGGCCCGGCCATCCGCGCGGCCGGGCTCGACACGAAGATCCTCGGCTTCGACCACAACTGGACCGAGCACCCCGGTGACATCGCGTCGCACCAGCGCGCGGGGGAGGACCCGCAGCCGGAGTACCCGTACGACCTGCTGGCCACGGACGCCGCGAAATGGATGGCGGGCACCGCCTACCACTGCTACTACGGCTCGCCGGACGCCCAGACGCCGCTGAAGGCCTCGTACCCGGGCAAGGACGTCTTCATGACCGAGTGCGAGGGCGGCGACTCGTCCACGATCATCGGCGTGATGCAGAACTGGGGCCGCAGCTCGATCGACTGGAACATCGCGCTGGACGAGAACCACGGCCCGCACCTCGGCGGCTGCGGCACCTGCAACGGCACCGTCACGGTGAACTCGCAGACCGAGGCTGTGAGCTACAACGACCAGTACCGCGACATCGAGCACTTCTCGAAGTTCGTCCCGCCGGGCGCGGTGCACATCGCCGCGTCGGTGGTCTACACGAGCGGCACCAGCACGCCGATCCAGGCGGTCGCGTTCACGAACCCCGACCGCTCGACCGCGCTCGTCGCGCTGAACACGGCGAAGACGGCGCAGACGTTCACCGTCGTCTCGGGGAACCGGTCGTTCGACGCGACCGTGCCCGCGGGCGCGACCGTGACGTTCCAGTGGGGCGGCCGCTGA